The Deltaproteobacteria bacterium region GGAAATCCATGAACCAATTGACCGAAGAGAAATGCGTCGCGTGCCGGGCGGACGCCCCGGTGGTGACGCAGCAGGAAATTCAGGAACTCACGCCGCAGATGCCCGACTGGGCCATGATCGAGGAGGACGGCATTCCCAAGCTGGACCGGCTCTTCAAGTTCAGGAACTTCGCCCAGGCGCTGGCGTTCACGGCGACGGTGGGCGACATCGCCGAGGAGGAAGGACATCACCCGAGGATCGTCACCGAATGGGGCCGCGTGCGCGTGACCTGGTGGACCCACAAGATCCGCAACCTGCACCGGAACGACTTCATCATGGCGGCCAAGACCGACGGGGTCTACGGCGACGCCGGGTGACCGGTTACGCCGTTCCCCGGCCGCCCCGGCGGCCAGGAACCGCGCATCGCTCAAGCTGTTCCCCGGATTGACACGCGGCAGCGTCTTGCCGTATTGACGGGGCTACCAACGCCCGTTCGTGGAGGTAACGCACATGGCAGACTATCCCATTCTGGATGCCGACTCGCACATCCGCGAGACCGTCGACGACTACCGTTCCCGCGTACCCGAGGTGTACCAACGCATCCGCCAGGGGTACTTCCCCAGCGACACCTGGGACCGCTTTCTCGGACGCATGGGCAAGCAGACCATCGGTACGAGCGGATACGTCGAGGACATGGACGTGGAGGGCATCAAACTCAGCGTCACGTACCCGACCATGGCGCTAAGCCTGAGCCTCGTGCCCCAGACCGACCTCCAGAAGGCGCTGGCGCGGGCATGGAACGACTACATCGGGGAGGTCCAGCAGCAGAACCCGCGCATGAAGGGCGTCGCCACCGTGTCGCTGAAGGACGTGCCCGCGGCGGTCGAGGAGTTGAACCGCGCCATAACCAAGTGGCACCACCCGGGCGTGATGCTCCACACCCACGGCCACAAGAAGAACCTGGGCGCCGAGGAGTTCTGGCCCATCTACGCCGAGGCCGAGCGCCTGGGTGTCCCGGTCTGCTTCCACGGCAACTCCTGGGGCGCCGAGGGGCAGGAGCGCTGGGAGTCCTTCCTCCAGGCCCATACCGTGAGCTTCGCCTTCGAGATCATGCAGGCCTTCCTGGGCATCACCACCTGCGGCGTGCTGGAGCGCTATCCCAAGCTCAAGGTGGGCTTCTTCGAGGCGGGATGCGGCTGGCTCCCCTACTGGCTGGACCGCATCGACGAGCACTACGAGCGCCGCAGCGAGGAAGCGCCGTTGCTCAAGGGCAAGCCCAGCGACTACGTGAAGAGCGGCCGCGTGTACGTCAGCTTCGATCCCGACGACCCCATGCTGCCCTACTGCATGGACCGCTACGGCGACGACATGTGGCTGTTCGCCGCCGACTACCCGCACTGGGACACCATCTGGCCCAACGCCACCAAGGAGGTGCGCGAGCGCACCGACATCTCCGAGGATCAGAAGCGGAAGGTCTTCTTCGACAACTGCAACCGGTTCTACAGCTTGGGGTTGGAGGCGTAGCGGGCGCCGGGCCGTTGGCGGAAGCGGACGGGGTACGCGGAGCAGGCGGCGGGCATGGACTGGTTCATGAGTCCATGCGGTGATGGCCCATGCCTCCCCTTCGTGACCTCGCCTGCTGCTCGCGCATGACCCGTACGAACAGGGTGACGGCAACCGCGAGCATGACGAACCCGCTGATCTTGTCCCCCGTTGACAAGAGCCAGAGGCCGTATGCCAACACGCCGAGAACAGCCGCGGCGCCGCCGAGGCGGCGCCAGCCCGTCGGTGCTTCCTCCGTATCGACGTACTCCATCATAGGATGAGCCGTCTGGTATTTGCGCACGATCGGGTCGACTCCGAATTTCATGAACAGCAAGCCCGCGACCGCCCCCGCTACCAACGCCGTAACGACCGCCAACACGACCCCTTCCGCCAGGTCGTCCTCGACAATCCCGCCTCGGACAAGCAGCCCCGCGATGAGCGGGGCGCCCAACGCAGGCGCCCATACGACCCAGCGATAGTACGTTTCGAGTCGGGATTCGAGTGTCCGGACATCTTCGTCCGACGTAACGACATAGCCGGCCCGGGAAGAAGGAAAGGGCCATACGCGAAAGAAGAACACCGTCTCGCCGGTCACACTGAACTTGAAGTGCGTGGCGACGGCCGTGGCGACAAAACTCATGGGCAGGCTCTCCTCGTTGAGTGGTCTTTCGAGGAGCAACCTACTATGAAACCGCTCGTTCAGTAAAGCTTCAGCTCCTCCGCCACGGCCTTCTCGACGGCCGTGCCCTTGAAGAAGTCGGGGTTGTTCCGCGTGTGCAGGCGCGCGGCGTTGGTGAAGGTGAACTCGCGGAAATCCTGCTCGTTCACGTGGCCCTTCTCCACCATCTCGTGGGCCTCGGGAATCACTTCCTTGAAGTCGGGCACGTCGAAGTGGGTGAAGTCCGAGCTGAAGATCGGCTGGAGGCGCACGCCCATGCGCGGGTCGAACGCCCACATGGTGGCGCGGTCGTCGGCCTCGCAGCCGAAGAAGAAGTTCGTGGCGAACACCGCTTCGACATCCTCCTCGGAGTTGATGCCCGCGGCCTCGAAGTCGTCCACCACGTACTCGGGCTTGGATAGATCCTCGACGCTGCAGTTGGGCCGGAACGCGTCGAGGTTGTCCATGAGGGCATCGGCGTTGGCCTTGAGCCGCTCGTCGCCGTAGCGCTCGATGAACCCCTTCAATTCCTCCACGTTGGTGTCGCTCGGGTACTGCAACCCGGCGCGCCGGCGCTTCTCCCAATGCTCGATCATGTCGAAGCACATCTGGCAGGCCCAGCTTATACCGCCTTCCATGAAGCCGAAGTTGAGGCTCGGGTAACGGTTCACCAGGCCGCCGAGGAAGACGCCGCGGGCGAAGGCGTGGTTCGACTCGGCGAAGTGGCCCACGTGGTTGAAGGTGAAGTTGCTGATGGAGGCGCGATCGTGCCAGCGGCCGCTGCCCGAGTGTTGGGTCACGGCGACGCCCAGCTCGACGCAGCGGCGCCACACGGGCTCGTAGTCATAGGGGCTGTCCAGGGCGATGTTGTCGCAGTACCAGGCGGCCTTGCGCGGATCGATGCCCTCGGCCGCGCCCGGAATCTTCCGCTCCTGGTTGCCGCGCAGCATGATGGCGCGGTAGCCGCGCTGCACCACCGCGTACTCCAGCTCTTCCAGGGCTTCGTCCGGGTTGTGCGCCGGGATGATGGCCACGGGGCAGAACCGCTCGGGATACGGCCCGAACATGTCGGCCGTCATCATGTTGTAGGCACGCACGCCGGCGCGGTGCAGATCGTCGTCCGGAATGCCGTTCACGCTCAGCCCGAAGCTGGGATAGATCATCGCGAAGTCGATGCCCAGTTCCGGCAGCCGCTCGTTCAGCAGGCCCGGCAAGAGGCCCGTGGCCTTGTCGAGGGTGTCCGCGGTGACGCCCCACCAGATAGTGCGGCGCATGCGGTGGTGCTGGCGCTCCTGCGGGGTCGACCGGTACCAGGACTGGTTGCGGCGCCAGAGGTCCTTGATCTGGTCGACGGCGCCGGGGCCGCCCGCCTCGCTCAGGTATTCCAGGAAGACCGGGATCGGCTCGATCCAGTGTCCGTCGCCGTCGATTACCGGGTGTTTCAGGCCGTCGTGTATCCGTTGCGCTTCGCTTGCCATGATCGGGCTCCTGTGGTCGTGGAAGGTCGAATGATTGCGCCACAACCTAACACACTACCCGACCGCGTGCACGGTTTCAGCGCCTGGGCCTTCTGCGGGACTTGGCCGCGGTCTTCCGTTCAGCGGTGTGCAGCGCGCCGTGCACGGCTCCCTGCACGAGTTCGGTCTGCCAGCGCAACAAACCCGAGCACGCCATGGTCTCCTCCTCGGACCGCGGGCGGGTGCGGGCGATGTTTTCGAGGGCGGCCTTGGGTGCCAGGGTCCACGGAGCGATCCCCAGTTCGGTGGCGATTCGGGCGCAATCGGCGCGCAACGCGTCGAGTTCCTTATCGTTGAAAGGCAAAACGTCGGGGCGAGCGGCGCGCCGGAGTTCCGGCCACTCACTCTCGGCCATGGCCGCGGCCCGGTCGAGCGCATGCCCGAGCGCCCGCCGGCGCGAGCCGACGATGTCGCGCGGCAGCCTTGGACCCTGGTCCGGCGCCACGCCCGGATGGGTGTCGGCCCATTCCACCAACTCCAGTATCTTCTGATTCTGAAGCACCTTGAAGATCGGCCGGTTGACGCGCCGCGCCAGCGTGTCGCGCCAACGCCAAATCTCCCGCAGGTAGGCCAGTTGGCGGCGTGACAGGCGCCCCGCGCCCTTGATGCGCCAAATGTCCTCCGGATCGCGAGCCCGGTCCTGGCCGGTGGCCTCCACCATCGCGCGGCAACTCTCCCGATGCCACGCCACCCGCTCCCACTGGAGCAACTCCCCGTGCAACCGCTCGGCGAGGGCTTCCAGGTAGCGCGTGTCGTTGACCGCGTAGCGCAACTGCGTTTCGCTGAGGGGCCGGCGCGACCAGTCCGATTTCTGCAAATCCTTGACGAGCGCGACGTCCAGGAGTTGCTCGACAAGGGAGGCCAGCCCGATCTGTTCAATGCCCAGCAGTTGCGCGGCGACCATCGTGTCGAAGACCTCGCCGCGAGGCCTGAAGCCCATCCAGGCGCGCAGCAGCCGCAGGTCGTAGTCGGCGCCGTGCAGGATCAGCCGCTTGTCCGCCAGGACTTCGACGAAAGCAGCCAGGTCCAACTCGGACAGAGGGTCGACGACGAAGTGCGCTTCCCCGACGGTCAACTGGATCAGGCAGACCTTCTCCGCGTAGTTGTGCAGGCTGTCGGCCTCGGTATCCAGCGCCACCGACTTCGCCGCGCGGAGGCGGCGCATCAACCGCGCAAGGGCCGCGGGCTCGCGGACGTAGACGTAGTCCGCGGGCTCGCCCCTTCGTGCGTGTACCGCGTCGGAGGCGGCATCCATATCGTCATCAAACTTCCCAGGCACGGCTGTGCGGTCCTCCCGGTTCAACTTGAACTTATCATCCATTCAACAATCGGCATTCTCTGTTCGCAGCCACTCCCACAACCCCCTCGGGCTCACAATCCGCAGGCCGGGCACCGTTTCAGCCTCAAGGAAGTCCTTGTCTCCAGTCACCAGCAAATCCGCGGCTCCCCTGAGCGCGGCGGCGGCTATCCAACGATCGGCAGGGTCCGTCGAGGGCCATGACGCGGGTTCGATGGGCACGACGACTTCCGCATGCTCGCGCACGAAACCGACCACGTGACTCACGTCCTCCATGGGTACGCCGAGCTTGTCGACAAGAATCCGTTCGAGTTCTTCGAGAACCGTCTTGCCGACGAGAAGCCGGTGTTGGGCAAGAACGACTTGCAGGATATCGTAACAGAACCCGCGGGTTGTGAAGGCGGCGACCAGGACGTTGGTGTCCAAACCCGAGTACCTTAGCCTCTCGAAACGCATTATCGACCGTCTCTCGGTCGATGACAAGGACACCGTTTTCTGGGACCGTGACCTTCCCGGATTCGGCATCCGGGTCTACCCTTCGGGCGCGAAGGTCTACGTCGTGCAGACCCGCGTCTTCGGCCGCTCCAAGCGCGTCACCGTGGGCCGCCACGGCGAGCTTTTCGCCGACCAGGCCCGCAAGGAAGCCACCCGGATCATCGCCCGCATCAAGGCCGGCGAGTCTGCACCCTTGGCGGAACCTTCCGCCGCCCCGACGGTTGCTGACTTGGCCGAACGCTACCAGCGCGAGTACGTGGCCATGCACTGCAAGCCCTTGACCGTGTCCCACTACGGTCTCATGCTCCGCAAGCACATCGTGCCGGCGCTGGGAAAGCTTCTGGTTTCAGAGGTCGAGCGCAAGCACATCATGGCGTTTCAGTACGGGCTGAGGGACATGCCCACGGTGGCGAACCGGGCCGTGGAAATCCTTGTCAAGATGTTCAAACTGGCCGATGCGTGGGGATGGCGGCCGTCAGGCAGGAATCCCTGCCGGTTCGTGCGCCGCTACAAGGTGGAGAAGCACCACGAGCGATTCCTGACCGCCGAGGAACTCTACCGGCTCGGTCGGGCGTTGGACGCGGCTCCAGCCGAGCGGTTGGCGTCAACCCATGCGGCCGCGGCGATCCGGTTGCTGGTGCTGACCGGGTGCCGGCGGAACGAGGTTCTAGGACTCCGGTGGGAGGATCTGGACTTCCAGGCCGGAGAGATGCGGTTGGCGGACAGCAAGACCGGAGCGCGGGTCGTGCCGCTGCCGCCGACGGCGGCGAGGGTGCTGGCGAGCCTCTCACGGGTTCCGGGCAAATCACGGGTGTTTCCGGGGAGGAAGAAGGGCGACCGCCAGCACAACATCAACGACTCCTGGAACCGCGTGCGCGAGCGGGCCGGTCTCGACGGCGTGCGCCTTCATGACCTGCGGCACTCCTTCGCTTCGAGGGCACTGGCGCTCGGGGAGAGCCTGTCAATGATCGGGGAGCTGTTGGGACACCGGAAGGTGCAGACCACGGCCCGCTACGCTCATCTGACACGGGACTCGGTGCGAGCATCGACAGCCACGGTGGCGGAGAGCATCGGAGCGGACATTCTGCCGGAGTAGGGCTGTGAAAGGAAAACGGGCAATGGCGAGGTTGAACAGCGGAACGATCTCCAAGCGTACGGTCGAAGGACTCCCTACAGAAGAACGGGAGGCGGTGTTCTGGGATCGGGAGCTTTCGGGCTTTGGGGTGAGGGTCTATCCATCGGGATCAAAGGTCTACCTGGTGCAGACACGGGCTGGGGGGAAGTCGAGGCGGGTTACCATCGGGCGGCACGGGCTCGTGTCGGCGGAGCAGGCGCGGCGCAAGGCAGCGGTGGTGATCGCAAGCATCAAGGCCGGGGAGGAGCCGGGCCGAAACGGCGTCGTATCGCCATCGGCCGCGGGACCCACGCTGGCGGAGGTGGCGGAGCGCTACATGAGGGAGCATGTGGCCGTGCGCTGCAAGCCGGCGACAGCCAACGGGTACCGCTATGCCCTCGACAAGGTGCTGCTGCCGGCGTTCGGCTCCGTGCCGCTGGCAGGGATCGGTCGCGATCAGGTGGCGGCTCTGCACTACCGGCTCCACAAGACGCCCTCCATGGCGAACCGTGTGGTGGAGACGCTCTCCCGGCTCTTCCACATGGCGGAGGCATGGGGCGTGGCGCCGGAGGGAGGAAACCCGTGCCGGTTTGTGAAGAAGTACAAGGACCGGAGCTGCGAGCGGTTTCTGTCGGAACAGGAGTTCCGCCGACTGGGAAGCGTGCTGAGCGAGCTGGAATCCGAGGGCAAAGTTTCGCCGAGTGCTGTCGCGGCGTTCCGTCTGTTGATGCTGACCGGATGCAGGCGCAACGAGATCCTGACGCTCCGGTGGGACGATGTGGACCT contains the following coding sequences:
- a CDS encoding 4a-hydroxytetrahydrobiopterin dehydratase, which codes for MNQLTEEKCVACRADAPVVTQQEIQELTPQMPDWAMIEEDGIPKLDRLFKFRNFAQALAFTATVGDIAEEEGHHPRIVTEWGRVRVTWWTHKIRNLHRNDFIMAAKTDGVYGDAG
- a CDS encoding amidohydrolase family protein, whose translation is MASEAQRIHDGLKHPVIDGDGHWIEPIPVFLEYLSEAGGPGAVDQIKDLWRRNQSWYRSTPQERQHHRMRRTIWWGVTADTLDKATGLLPGLLNERLPELGIDFAMIYPSFGLSVNGIPDDDLHRAGVRAYNMMTADMFGPYPERFCPVAIIPAHNPDEALEELEYAVVQRGYRAIMLRGNQERKIPGAAEGIDPRKAAWYCDNIALDSPYDYEPVWRRCVELGVAVTQHSGSGRWHDRASISNFTFNHVGHFAESNHAFARGVFLGGLVNRYPSLNFGFMEGGISWACQMCFDMIEHWEKRRRAGLQYPSDTNVEELKGFIERYGDERLKANADALMDNLDAFRPNCSVEDLSKPEYVVDDFEAAGINSEEDVEAVFATNFFFGCEADDRATMWAFDPRMGVRLQPIFSSDFTHFDVPDFKEVIPEAHEMVEKGHVNEQDFREFTFTNAARLHTRNNPDFFKGTAVEKAVAEELKLY
- a CDS encoding tyrosine-type recombinase/integrase, producing the protein MSKPEYLSLSKRIIDRLSVDDKDTVFWDRDLPGFGIRVYPSGAKVYVVQTRVFGRSKRVTVGRHGELFADQARKEATRIIARIKAGESAPLAEPSAAPTVADLAERYQREYVAMHCKPLTVSHYGLMLRKHIVPALGKLLVSEVERKHIMAFQYGLRDMPTVANRAVEILVKMFKLADAWGWRPSGRNPCRFVRRYKVEKHHERFLTAEELYRLGRALDAAPAERLASTHAAAAIRLLVLTGCRRNEVLGLRWEDLDFQAGEMRLADSKTGARVVPLPPTAARVLASLSRVPGKSRVFPGRKKGDRQHNINDSWNRVRERAGLDGVRLHDLRHSFASRALALGESLSMIGELLGHRKVQTTARYAHLTRDSVRASTATVAESIGADILPE
- a CDS encoding tyrosine-type recombinase/integrase; translated protein: MARLNSGTISKRTVEGLPTEEREAVFWDRELSGFGVRVYPSGSKVYLVQTRAGGKSRRVTIGRHGLVSAEQARRKAAVVIASIKAGEEPGRNGVVSPSAAGPTLAEVAERYMREHVAVRCKPATANGYRYALDKVLLPAFGSVPLAGIGRDQVAALHYRLHKTPSMANRVVETLSRLFHMAEAWGVAPEGGNPCRFVKKYKDRSCERFLSEQEFRRLGSVLSELESEGKVSPSAVAAFRLLMLTGCRRNEILTLRWDDVDLDAGELRLRDAKTGARSVALSPAARKVLATLPRVPDNPWVIAGPRPGRRLSSLNSRWLVVRARAGLEGVRIHDLRHSFASRALALGESLTMIGKLLGHRKVQTTARYAHLARESVKTSAARVAESIAADMEEPLPPPSPT
- a CDS encoding putative toxin-antitoxin system toxin component, PIN family, with the translated sequence MDTNVLVAAFTTRGFCYDILQVVLAQHRLLVGKTVLEELERILVDKLGVPMEDVSHVVGFVREHAEVVVPIEPASWPSTDPADRWIAAAALRGAADLLVTGDKDFLEAETVPGLRIVSPRGLWEWLRTENADC
- a CDS encoding amidohydrolase family protein, giving the protein MADYPILDADSHIRETVDDYRSRVPEVYQRIRQGYFPSDTWDRFLGRMGKQTIGTSGYVEDMDVEGIKLSVTYPTMALSLSLVPQTDLQKALARAWNDYIGEVQQQNPRMKGVATVSLKDVPAAVEELNRAITKWHHPGVMLHTHGHKKNLGAEEFWPIYAEAERLGVPVCFHGNSWGAEGQERWESFLQAHTVSFAFEIMQAFLGITTCGVLERYPKLKVGFFEAGCGWLPYWLDRIDEHYERRSEEAPLLKGKPSDYVKSGRVYVSFDPDDPMLPYCMDRYGDDMWLFAADYPHWDTIWPNATKEVRERTDISEDQKRKVFFDNCNRFYSLGLEA